The genome window ACAACGGCACCAAGCTGATCGTGCAGGGCATCACGGGCCGCGACGGCTCGTTCCATGCCAAGCAGATGATCGAGTACGGTACGCAGGTCGTGGCGGGCGTGACGCCGGGCAAGGGTGGCCAGACGTTCGAAGGCACCGTACCCATTTTCGATACCGTGTACGATGCCGTGCAGGCGACGGGCGCCAACACCTCCGTCATCTATGTGCCGCCGATGTTCGCGGCCGATGCGATGATGGAAGCGGCGGCGGCGGGCGTGAAGCTCATCGTCTGCATCACGGAAGGCGTGCCCGTGTTGGACATGACCAAGGTGTACCCGTACGTGAAGGAACACGGCGCGCGTCTGATCGGCCCGAACTGCCCGGGGCTCATCACGCCTGGCCAGTCGAAGGTCGGTATCATCCCCGGTCGGATCTGCATGCCGGGTCACGTCGGCGTCGTCAGCCGCTCCGGCACGCTGACCTATGAGATCGTGAACCAGCTCACGAAGGCCGGCATCGGCCAGAGCTCGTGCGTCGGTATCGGCGGTGATCCGATCAACGGCACGAACTTCATCGATTGCCTCGCCGCGTTCGAGGCGGATCCGCAGACCAAGGCCATCGCGATGATGGGTGAGATCGGCGG of Gemmatimonas sp. contains these proteins:
- the sucD gene encoding succinate--CoA ligase subunit alpha — encoded protein: MSIFIDNGTKLIVQGITGRDGSFHAKQMIEYGTQVVAGVTPGKGGQTFEGTVPIFDTVYDAVQATGANTSVIYVPPMFAADAMMEAAAAGVKLIVCITEGVPVLDMTKVYPYVKEHGARLIGPNCPGLITPGQSKVGIIPGRICMPGHVGVVSRSGTLTYEIVNQLTKAGIGQSSCVGIGGDPINGTNFIDCLAAFEADPQTKAIAMMGEIGGTDEQEAAAFIKAHMKKPVVGFIAGQTAPPGRRMGHAGAIISGSEGTAAEKIESFLAAGMGVAQRPVDFVDLIKARLA